The Glycine soja cultivar W05 chromosome 6, ASM419377v2, whole genome shotgun sequence genome has a window encoding:
- the LOC114416297 gene encoding uncharacterized protein LOC114416297: protein MGAKTAKEVWNTLQEEFQGSVKVRAVKLQSLRRDFELLKMKESETVKDYYSKVKGIVNQMRAFGEDILDKKIVEKILITMPQKFDPIVTTIEETKDLSTLSETELVGSLEAYEQRLHQANIAEEHDQEQCTFYATQDSIKEKGGNWYLDSGCSNHMAKDETIFKSIDESVKVKVRLGNGSVVESKGKGTVMVETNKGTRLIHDVLLVPSLKENLLSIGQMMERGYTLHFEGGVCKI, encoded by the exons ATGGGAGCTAAGACTGCCAAAGAAGTGTGGAACACATTGCAGGAGGAGTTTCAAGGAAGTGTTAAGGTACGTGCCGTTAAACTTCAATCTCTAAGAAGAGATTTTGAActattgaagatgaaggagtcCGAGACAGTTAAAGATTACTATTCTAAAGTTAAAGGAATAGTTAATCAAATGAGAGCTTTTGGGGAAGATATTCTTgacaagaaaattgttgagaaaattctaattacTATGCCCCAAAAGTTTGACCCAATCGTGACAACGATTGAGGAAACCAAAGATCTGTCCACTCTATCAGAGACAGAACTTGTGGGCTCTCTTGAAGCATATGAGCAAAGACT GCATCAAGCTAATATCGCAGAGGAGCatgatcaagaacaatgtaCGTTCTACGCCACTCAAgactcaataaaagaaaagggaggaAACTGGTACTTGGATAGTGGATGTAGCAATCACATGGCCAAGGATGAGACTATTTTCAAAAGTATTGATGAGTCTGTCAAAGTCAAAGTTCGACTGGGAAATGGAAGTGTGGTTGAATCAAAAGGCAAAGGCACTGTCATGGTGGAGACAAATAAAGGTACGCGGCTCATCCATGATGTCTTACTAGTTCCCAGCCTAAAAGAAAATCTTCTAAGCATTGGCCAAATGATGGAGAGAGGCTACACACTTCACTTTGAAGGAGGTGTATGCAAAATCtaa
- the LOC114417036 gene encoding TMV resistance protein N-like, translating to MKFGSIFQQTNLHSSIIILNFFLRMAKTCSGASRYDVFINFRGEDTRFAFTGHLHKALCNKGIRAFMDENDIKRGDEIRATLEEAIKGSRIAITVFSKDYASSSFCLDELATILGCYREKTLLVIPVFYKVDPSDVRRLQGSYAEGLARLEERFHPNMENWKKALQKVAELAGHHFKDGAGYEFKFIRKIVDDVFDKINKAEASIYVADHPVGLHLEVEKIRKLLEAGSSDAISMIGIHGMGGVGKSTLARAVYNLHTDHFDDSCFLQNVREESNRHGLKRLQSILLSQILKKEINLASEQQGTSMIKNKLKGKKVLLVLDDVDEHKQLQAIVGKSVWSESEFGTRLVLIITTRDKQLLTSYGVKRTHEVKELSKKDAIQLLKRKAFKTYDEVDQSYNQVLNDVVTWTSGLPLALEVIGSNLFGKSIKEWESAIKQYQRIPNKEILKILKVSFDALEEEEKSVFLDITCCLKGYKCREIEDILHSLYDNCMKYHIGVLVDKSLIQISDDRVTLHDLIENMGKEIDRQKSPKETGKRRRLWLLKDIIQVLKDNSGTSEVKIICLDFPISDKQETIEWNGNAFKEMKNLKALIIRNGILSQGPNYLPESLRILEWHRHPSHCLPSDFDTTNLAIRDLE from the exons ATGAAGTTTGGTTCTATATTCCAACAGACCAACCTACATTCCAGCATAATAATACTAAACTTTTTTCTTCGAATGGCTAAAACATGTTCCGGTGCATCCAGATACGATGTGTTCATTAACTTCAGAGGGGAAGACACACGTTTTGCATTTACCGGGCATCTCCACAAAGCTCTTTGTAACAAGGGAATCCGTGCTTTCATGGATGAAAATGACATTAAGAGAGGAGACGAAATAAGAGCAACACTTGAGGAGGCAATTAAAGGGTCGAGGATTGCCATCACTGTGTTCTCTAAAGACTATGCTTCTTCCTCATTTTGCTTAGATGAACTTGCAACCATCCTTGGCTGCTACCGCGAGAAAACTCTGTTGGTTATTCCTGTCTTTTATAAGGTGGATCCTTCTGATGTAAGACGCCTGCAAGGAAGTTATGCAGAAGGATTGGCTAGGCTTGAGGAAAGGTTCCATCCTAACATGGAGAATTGGAAGAAGGCTCTGCAGAAAGTAGCAGAATTGGCTGGGCATCATTTCAAAGATGG AGCTGGATATGAATTCAAGTTTATTAGGAAGATTGTTGATGATGTCTTCGACAAGATTAATAAAGCTGAAGCAAGTATATATGTTGCGGATCACCCGGTTGGATTACACTTAGAAGTGGAAAAAATAAGGAAACTTTTGGAGGCTGGATCTAGTGATGCTATCTCCATGATAGGGATCCACGGAATGGGCGGGGTAGGAAAATCAACACTTGCTCGAGCAGTTTATAATTTGCATACTGATCATTTTGATGATTCGTGTTTCCTACAAAACGTGAGAGAAGAATCAAACAGACACGGGTTAAAACGCCTACAAAGCATCCTTCTTTCACAAATACTTAAGAAGGAAATCAACTTAGCAAGTGAGCAACAAGGCACTtcgatgataaaaaataaactcaagGGAAAGAAGGTTCTCTTAGTTCTAGATGATGTTGATGAGCACAAGCAATTACAGGCAATTGTTGGAAAATCTGTTTGGTCTGAGTCTGAGTTTGGCACCAGATTGGTTCTGATCATCACCACTCGGGACAAACAACTCCTAACATCTTATGGGGTCAAAAGAACACATGAGGTGAAAGAATTGAGTAAGAAAGATGCTATTCAATTGCTTAAACGGAAAGCTTTTAAAACATATGATGAAGTTGATCAAAGTTACAATCAGGTCTTGAATGATGTAGTAACTTGGACTTCTGGCCTTCCATTGGCTTTGGAAGTGATAGGTTCGAACCTGTTTGGAAAAAGTATTAAAGAATGGGAATCAGCTATCAAACAATATCAAAGAATTCCCAATAAGGAAATCTTGAAGATACTTAAAGTAAGCTTTGATgctttggaggaagaagaaaaaagtgtttttcttgACATTACTTGTTGCTTGAAAGGCTATAAATGCAGAGAGATTGAAGATATACTTCACAGTCTTTATGATAACTGCATGAAATACCATATTGGGGTGCTTGTTGACAAGTCTCTCATACAGATTAGTGACGATAGAGTTACATTGCATGACTTGATTGAGAACATGGGTAAAGAAATTGACAGACAGAAATCACCTAAAGAGACAGGGAAGCGGAGGAGATTATGGTTACTAAAAGATATAATTCAAGTCTTAAAAGACAACTCG GGGACCAGTGAAGTTAAAATCATTTGTCTTGATTTCCCCATATCTGACAAACAAGAAACAATAGAATGGAATGGAAATGCCTTCAAGGAGATGAAAAACCTTAAAGCACTTATTATCAGAAACGGTATTTTATCCCAAGGTCCCAATTATCTACCAGAAAGTTTGAGAATATTGGAATGGCACAGACATCCTTCCCATTGTTTACCGTCTGATTTTGATACAACGAATCTTGCCATACGCGACTTGGAATAG